In Limisalsivibrio acetivorans, one genomic interval encodes:
- a CDS encoding AAA family ATPase, whose translation MKLDIVKIKNFRCYKNEISIHFSDLTTLVAKNDIGKSSVLEALDTFFNADKLESGDRSAGLSSSDDIEITCIFTDIPRHLIIDTDHRISPANEYLLNTEGKLEIKKVFSSASPKCEKVFIRASHPTVENFNDLFSLNITQLKARAKELSINLEGVNETVKSALRHAIWSSVSDEQLVKQLVELEVKSKIWKPLQNTLPLFQLFKSDRPSSDQDAEAQDPIKFAIKEAITQKANELVAIENYVKRQVEEVTNLTIEKIREMDPELANQLNPNFSKFNWGKVFSVSLTNENQIPLNKRGSGVRRLFLINFFRAKAEQLASERDVQDVIFAIEEPETSQHPNNQMLLLDALKELALEETHQVIFSTHNPVLAGRVDRDSIRFIEKDGKGSRILAENDDDTLLRIKSTLGMFANHNIKVFVGVEGPNDIEFINTISSYLSQEDTNIADLRNAEQSGELVYIPMGGSTLELWTNRLEGLCVPEVHVLDRDVPPPEPAKYQDAADRVNARGNNCSSFITSKREIENYIDFEAINEEFETQFTGNFQSFDDVPALVAKAVHGASESTVDWEDLDEEKQRKKESKAKKRLNRGAVSNMTLARLNNVDPNGEVLTWLNEISKHLL comes from the coding sequence ATGAAACTGGATATTGTAAAAATAAAAAATTTTCGCTGTTATAAGAACGAAATATCGATACATTTCTCTGATTTGACGACACTGGTTGCCAAGAATGACATAGGTAAATCTTCTGTTCTTGAAGCACTGGATACTTTCTTTAATGCTGACAAGCTAGAGTCTGGTGATCGGTCAGCTGGGTTGAGTAGCTCAGATGATATTGAGATAACGTGTATTTTTACAGATATACCAAGACACTTAATAATAGACACAGATCATCGTATATCACCTGCAAATGAATATCTTCTAAACACTGAAGGCAAGCTTGAAATAAAGAAAGTGTTCTCTAGCGCCTCACCGAAGTGCGAAAAAGTATTTATTCGAGCATCCCATCCAACGGTTGAAAATTTCAATGATTTATTTTCTTTAAACATAACGCAACTAAAAGCAAGGGCAAAAGAACTTAGCATTAATTTAGAGGGAGTAAACGAAACTGTTAAGTCAGCTCTGAGACATGCTATCTGGTCAAGTGTATCTGATGAGCAGCTAGTTAAACAATTAGTCGAGTTAGAGGTAAAGTCCAAGATATGGAAGCCACTTCAGAATACTCTTCCTCTATTCCAACTTTTTAAATCTGACCGTCCAAGTTCCGATCAGGACGCTGAAGCACAAGATCCCATTAAATTTGCTATCAAGGAAGCTATAACTCAAAAGGCAAATGAGCTTGTTGCTATTGAAAACTATGTAAAACGTCAAGTTGAAGAGGTTACAAATTTAACTATCGAAAAAATCAGAGAAATGGACCCTGAGTTGGCAAACCAGTTGAATCCAAATTTCTCAAAATTCAACTGGGGGAAGGTTTTCTCCGTGTCACTCACAAATGAAAATCAAATACCCTTGAATAAGCGTGGTAGTGGGGTTCGACGACTTTTCTTAATTAACTTTTTCCGAGCCAAAGCTGAACAGTTAGCAAGTGAAAGAGATGTTCAAGATGTTATTTTTGCAATTGAGGAGCCTGAAACATCACAGCACCCAAACAATCAAATGCTGCTCTTAGATGCACTGAAGGAGTTGGCGCTTGAGGAGACTCATCAAGTGATATTTTCAACTCACAACCCTGTTCTTGCCGGGCGAGTTGATCGTGATTCAATAAGGTTTATTGAAAAAGACGGAAAAGGCTCTCGAATATTGGCTGAAAACGATGATGATACATTGCTGAGAATTAAATCAACTCTTGGCATGTTTGCAAATCATAACATCAAGGTATTTGTTGGAGTCGAGGGGCCAAATGACATTGAATTCATCAACACAATATCTTCTTATTTATCACAGGAAGACACAAACATTGCCGATTTAAGAAACGCTGAACAAAGTGGAGAATTGGTTTATATACCTATGGGGGGTTCGACTCTTGAGTTATGGACAAACAGGCTTGAAGGGCTCTGTGTCCCTGAAGTGCATGTGTTGGATAGAGATGTCCCTCCACCGGAGCCAGCCAAGTATCAGGATGCTGCAGATAGGGTAAATGCACGAGGCAATAATTGTAGTTCTTTTATAACTAGTAAAAGGGAAATTGAGAATTATATAGATTTTGAAGCTATAAATGAAGAGTTTGAAACACAGTTCACTGGAAACTTTCAGTCATTCGATGACGTTCCAGCGTTGGTCGCAAAGGCAGTCCATGGTGCATCAGAGTCTACTGTAGACTGGGAAGATTTGGACGAGGAGAAGCAAAGAAAGAAAGAGAGTAAGGCTAAAAAACGCCTGAACCGAGGTGCTGTTTCAAACATGACTTTGGCACGCCTTAATAATGTAGATCCTAACGGAGAAGTCTTAACCTGGCTAAACGAAATAAGCAAACATCTTTTGTGA
- the groES gene encoding co-chaperone GroES, with translation MASIKPLQDRVLVKRFESEEKTAAGIIIPDSAKEKPMEGEVIATGPGKYLENGNRVELTVKEGDKVLFSKYAGTEVKFGDDEYLIMREDDILGILG, from the coding sequence ATGGCATCTATCAAGCCGCTTCAGGACAGAGTTCTTGTAAAGCGTTTCGAGAGTGAAGAGAAGACCGCAGCCGGCATCATCATTCCCGACAGCGCAAAGGAAAAGCCCATGGAGGGCGAAGTTATCGCAACCGGACCCGGTAAATACCTTGAGAATGGAAACAGGGTAGAGCTTACCGTAAAGGAAGGGGACAAGGTTCTCTTCAGCAAGTACGCAGGTACAGAGGTTAAGTTCGGTGATGATGAGTATCTCATCATGAGAGAGGACGACATCCTCGGAATTCTCGGATAA
- the groL gene encoding chaperonin GroEL (60 kDa chaperone family; promotes refolding of misfolded polypeptides especially under stressful conditions; forms two stacked rings of heptamers to form a barrel-shaped 14mer; ends can be capped by GroES; misfolded proteins enter the barrel where they are refolded when GroES binds) — MAKNITFSEDARHAIGRGVDKLADAVKVTLGPKGRNVVIEKKFGSPLVTKDGVTVAKEIELSDPLENMGAQMVKEVASKTSDVAGDGTTTATVLAQALFKEGIKNVVAGANPMELKRGIDKAVNAVIAELKNISKPIADKKEIAQVGTISANNDKEIGDFIAEAMEKVGKDGVITIEENKSTETVLDVVEGMQFDRGYLSPYFVTNPENMEASLEDPYIIIYDKKLSNMKEILPVLEQLAKNNSPFVIIAEDVEGEALATLVVNKLRGTLNCCAVKAPGFGDRRKEMLKDIAVLTGGQVISEELGIKIDSVTLDDLGRAKKVTVDKENTTIVEGGGSTDDIQARVNQIKKQVEDTTSDYDREKLQERLAKLVGGVAVIKVGAATETEMKEKKARVEDALNATKAAVEEGIVAGGGVALIKALQAVENLELEGDQQVGVELLRKTLEFPLRQIVTNAGFEASIIVNNIKESKESTYGFNAYTEKYTDMFEDGVIDPTKVTRSALQNAASVASLMLTTEALITDIPEKNEGGAGGGMPDMGGMGGMGGMGGMM; from the coding sequence ATGGCTAAAAATATTACATTCAGTGAAGACGCTAGACACGCCATCGGAAGAGGCGTTGATAAACTTGCAGACGCAGTAAAAGTTACACTCGGACCCAAAGGTAGAAACGTAGTAATCGAGAAGAAGTTCGGTTCCCCCCTTGTTACCAAGGACGGCGTTACCGTTGCTAAAGAGATCGAGCTTTCCGATCCCCTCGAGAACATGGGCGCACAGATGGTTAAGGAAGTTGCTTCCAAGACCAGCGACGTTGCCGGTGACGGTACAACCACTGCGACAGTTCTTGCCCAGGCACTTTTCAAGGAAGGCATCAAGAACGTTGTAGCAGGCGCAAACCCCATGGAGCTTAAGAGAGGAATCGACAAGGCTGTTAATGCAGTTATCGCAGAGCTTAAGAACATCTCCAAGCCCATCGCAGACAAAAAGGAGATCGCCCAGGTTGGTACTATCTCCGCAAACAACGACAAAGAGATCGGCGATTTCATCGCAGAGGCTATGGAGAAGGTAGGTAAGGACGGCGTTATCACCATCGAAGAGAACAAGTCCACCGAGACAGTTCTTGACGTTGTTGAGGGTATGCAGTTCGACAGAGGCTACCTCTCACCCTACTTCGTAACAAACCCCGAGAACATGGAAGCATCCCTTGAGGATCCTTACATAATCATCTACGACAAGAAGCTCTCCAACATGAAAGAGATCCTTCCCGTACTTGAGCAGCTCGCCAAGAACAACTCCCCCTTCGTAATCATCGCAGAGGATGTTGAGGGTGAGGCTCTTGCTACTCTCGTTGTGAACAAGCTTCGTGGAACGCTTAACTGCTGCGCTGTTAAGGCTCCCGGCTTCGGCGACAGAAGGAAAGAGATGCTCAAGGATATCGCTGTTCTCACAGGCGGACAGGTTATCAGCGAAGAGCTCGGCATCAAGATAGACAGCGTAACCCTCGACGACCTCGGCAGAGCGAAGAAGGTTACCGTTGATAAAGAGAACACCACCATCGTAGAGGGTGGCGGTTCCACAGACGACATTCAGGCTCGTGTAAACCAGATCAAGAAGCAGGTTGAGGACACCACAAGCGACTACGACAGAGAGAAGCTTCAGGAAAGACTTGCTAAGCTTGTTGGCGGCGTTGCCGTTATCAAGGTTGGTGCTGCTACCGAGACAGAGATGAAAGAGAAGAAGGCCCGTGTTGAAGATGCACTCAACGCTACTAAGGCTGCTGTTGAAGAAGGAATCGTAGCCGGCGGCGGCGTTGCTCTTATCAAGGCTCTTCAGGCAGTTGAAAACCTTGAGCTTGAAGGCGACCAGCAGGTTGGCGTGGAGCTCCTCAGAAAGACCCTTGAGTTCCCCCTTCGTCAGATAGTTACGAACGCAGGTTTTGAGGCCTCAATCATCGTAAACAACATCAAGGAAAGCAAGGAAAGCACATACGGCTTCAATGCTTACACCGAGAAATATACCGACATGTTCGAAGACGGCGTTATCGACCCCACAAAGGTTACCAGAAGCGCCCTTCAGAACGCAGCTTCCGTTGCAAGCCTTATGCTCACCACCGAAGCTCTTATCACCGACATTCCCGAGAAGAATGAAGGCGGAGCCGGCGGCGGCATGCCCGATATGGGCGGCATGGGCGGAATGGGAGGAATGGGCGGCATGATGTAA
- a CDS encoding SAM-dependent methyltransferase, with translation MSNFKYAKSQKYTNLHKIYEQCSGPGGLKLAEFMAEKMQIHPDKLLLDLGCNRGYQTCFIAKEYAVRTVAVDPWDDRMDGRPMVEHLIENASEWGVLDRVIGMKIGVPDLFFASKTFDYIYSTTALEMVRVSLGAEGYRNALLEIRRVMKDDGILGIAEPMHYDVEIPEDLLPYVSSGEYPWKDCFRSLEETKAEIEDAGFEVLESGYPADATEWWQEFVRYDPFEKNNPEGDAKTLEVDNGRWTSFGYLICKKR, from the coding sequence ATGTCAAATTTCAAATACGCTAAGTCACAAAAATACACCAATTTACATAAGATTTATGAACAGTGCAGCGGTCCGGGCGGGCTAAAACTGGCAGAGTTTATGGCAGAAAAGATGCAGATACATCCTGATAAACTTCTGCTTGATCTTGGCTGCAACAGAGGATACCAAACATGCTTTATCGCAAAAGAGTATGCTGTGCGCACCGTAGCCGTTGACCCTTGGGATGACAGAATGGATGGGAGGCCGATGGTCGAACATCTGATTGAAAATGCATCTGAATGGGGCGTTTTAGACAGGGTCATAGGGATGAAAATAGGCGTTCCTGATCTGTTTTTCGCATCAAAAACCTTTGACTACATCTACTCAACAACAGCACTGGAGATGGTTCGAGTGTCTTTAGGGGCAGAAGGCTACAGGAATGCTTTGCTTGAGATCAGAAGGGTTATGAAAGATGATGGAATCCTCGGTATTGCCGAACCGATGCACTATGATGTAGAGATCCCTGAAGACCTGCTCCCTTACGTTTCATCAGGCGAGTACCCATGGAAGGATTGTTTCAGATCTCTTGAAGAAACAAAGGCAGAGATTGAAGATGCAGGTTTTGAGGTGCTCGAGAGTGGTTACCCTGCTGACGCTACTGAGTGGTGGCAGGAATTTGTTCGGTATGACCCGTTTGAAAAAAACAACCCTGAGGGTGATGCCAAAACTCTGGAAGTAGATAATGGCAGATGGACGAGTTTCGGTTACCTGATCTGCAAAAAGCGATAA
- a CDS encoding AlpA family phage regulatory protein: protein MEYLLDKVVERTAPQLSPDDLAERIIRAQELQELTGLSRTTIWRLERKGESPARVPLSGSSVGWRHSEVLEWMKLR, encoded by the coding sequence TTGGAGTATTTGCTGGATAAGGTTGTAGAAAGAACAGCTCCACAATTGAGCCCTGATGATTTGGCAGAACGAATTATACGGGCACAAGAGCTTCAGGAATTAACAGGCCTTTCTCGGACAACTATTTGGCGGCTGGAACGCAAAGGTGAATCCCCTGCAAGGGTGCCACTGTCTGGCAGTAGTGTTGGCTGGAGACATTCTGAGGTATTGGAATGGATGAAGCTGAGGTGA
- a CDS encoding DUF7537 family lipoprotein: protein MLRKLIFAVLVAMMLVLAGCGGGSGDGDTTGDDGGGGGGGDTTTELSEEQEEVVGESFNAVSEAATLAGESMYIPGGAGGAALGVMPRAEINESISIDLDQNGVNDVTITYTGTSQTELNPTTFTFDLTGDATFISDFSYSEGDSTYTIYNGSSYANTLDVVMAEGNGDLYDLTIDLSASYSDFSVDYTDGLSSGSIVLNGSTDMTFAGTIDPQAEDGEGMDGTAQATVDLTAVITEDGETYTVGFSGNGSVNIETGDVDVVYYVSIDGTTYGPYTESELEAF from the coding sequence ATGCTTAGAAAACTCATTTTTGCAGTTTTAGTGGCTATGATGCTTGTCCTTGCCGGATGCGGTGGAGGCAGCGGAGATGGAGACACAACCGGAGATGATGGCGGCGGAGGCGGCGGTGGTGATACCACTACAGAGCTTTCCGAGGAGCAGGAAGAGGTTGTAGGCGAGAGTTTTAATGCGGTGAGTGAAGCTGCAACCCTTGCAGGAGAGAGCATGTATATCCCCGGCGGTGCCGGCGGTGCGGCGCTCGGTGTTATGCCCAGAGCGGAGATCAATGAAAGCATCTCCATCGACCTAGACCAGAACGGTGTGAACGATGTAACCATTACATATACAGGAACCTCCCAGACCGAGCTTAACCCTACAACATTCACCTTCGACCTTACCGGTGATGCTACATTCATCAGCGACTTTTCATACAGCGAAGGTGACAGCACGTACACCATATATAACGGAAGCTCCTACGCAAACACACTCGATGTTGTTATGGCGGAAGGTAATGGTGATCTCTACGACCTTACTATCGATCTCAGCGCCAGCTACTCTGATTTTTCCGTGGACTACACCGATGGGCTTTCCTCCGGTAGTATTGTCCTTAACGGAAGCACAGATATGACCTTTGCAGGAACTATCGATCCCCAGGCTGAGGACGGGGAAGGAATGGACGGAACAGCTCAGGCCACAGTTGACCTGACGGCGGTTATTACTGAGGATGGCGAGACATATACGGTAGGCTTTTCCGGCAACGGTTCTGTAAACATAGAGACCGGCGATGTTGACGTTGTATACTATGTATCAATCGACGGCACAACATACGGCCCCTATACAGAGAGCGAGCTTGAGGCGTTCTAA
- a CDS encoding N-acetylmuramoyl-L-alanine amidase, giving the protein MKKKALLILLVIATAVYAFAGDYDKYQTAKKDLAFIEKSSKVSRKSYENVASQFYSIYSSAPQSSLADDALHYTAQTYYRSYKRFNNRDDLLKTLKYLKLLAVNYETRLASLAYLQSADIYTMRKDFASAKFMLNRLLFKFPNSEDAPAARKKLEAIDAKFAKKNSAPDVEDIIKDTAEEPPVEQTAEEPAPEVQKVSTDSLFTDKTTSAAQESGGEKQYGGKMDAPSGKTMISGIRHFAASDYTRVVLDMSGPVNYKKHWLKANPKYNKPPRLFLDIETDVIDKTIPKEIDIKDGLLRSVRWGVNRPGVIRVVLDSDNVKDFNVFPMGNPDRIVIDVSGEPIKDRRDESPNMANQDADLDKATLASVFGLKIRRIVIDAGHGGKDPGATYNGLKEKDVVLDIALELERLFKENTQLEVFMTRRRDVFIPLEERTAFANRKKADIFISVHINASRNRNANGIETYVLNVTDDKAALALAAKENMATTKSMSDLQGILKDIMLNSKLEESLLLAGKAQEWLVKYVYGSSSHSGNRGVKQAPFYVLVGAQMPSILVEAGFISNRTEAKKYRSTNYRKKIAYGIYKGLAEYIEMHQ; this is encoded by the coding sequence ATGAAAAAGAAAGCACTTCTGATCCTTCTGGTAATTGCAACGGCTGTCTACGCCTTTGCAGGAGACTACGATAAGTACCAGACCGCAAAAAAGGATCTGGCCTTTATCGAGAAATCCTCCAAGGTGAGCAGGAAGTCATACGAGAATGTGGCCTCCCAGTTTTACAGCATATACAGCTCCGCACCCCAGTCGTCCCTGGCTGATGATGCCCTGCACTACACAGCCCAGACCTATTACCGAAGCTACAAGCGGTTCAACAACCGTGACGATCTTCTTAAAACACTAAAATATCTTAAACTTCTAGCTGTAAACTACGAGACAAGGCTCGCCTCCCTTGCCTATCTGCAGTCTGCGGATATATATACGATGCGCAAGGATTTTGCCTCGGCGAAGTTCATGCTGAACCGTCTCCTCTTCAAGTTCCCGAATTCCGAGGATGCTCCGGCGGCAAGAAAGAAGCTGGAAGCCATTGATGCCAAGTTCGCAAAGAAGAACAGCGCACCGGATGTTGAGGATATAATAAAGGATACCGCTGAGGAACCTCCTGTTGAGCAGACAGCGGAAGAGCCCGCCCCCGAGGTTCAGAAGGTGAGTACCGACAGCCTCTTTACCGACAAAACCACCAGTGCGGCACAGGAGAGCGGCGGGGAGAAGCAGTACGGCGGCAAAATGGACGCCCCAAGCGGCAAAACCATGATAAGCGGTATCCGCCATTTCGCCGCATCGGACTACACACGTGTTGTTCTCGACATGAGCGGCCCCGTTAACTACAAGAAACACTGGCTAAAGGCCAATCCTAAATACAACAAGCCTCCGAGGCTTTTTCTGGACATTGAAACCGACGTCATCGACAAGACAATCCCCAAGGAGATCGACATAAAAGACGGCCTCCTGCGTTCCGTACGCTGGGGAGTGAACAGACCCGGTGTTATCCGTGTGGTTCTCGATTCGGACAACGTTAAGGACTTCAACGTATTCCCCATGGGCAACCCGGATAGGATCGTAATCGATGTAAGCGGCGAGCCTATCAAGGACCGCAGGGATGAATCCCCCAATATGGCTAATCAGGATGCGGATCTGGACAAGGCGACCCTTGCAAGCGTCTTCGGACTTAAGATACGCCGTATAGTCATAGATGCCGGCCACGGAGGCAAGGATCCGGGAGCAACATACAACGGCCTCAAGGAGAAGGATGTTGTCCTCGATATCGCCCTTGAGCTCGAGAGGCTGTTCAAAGAGAACACCCAGCTTGAGGTGTTCATGACAAGAAGGCGGGATGTTTTCATTCCCCTTGAGGAGAGAACAGCATTCGCAAACCGGAAGAAGGCGGATATATTCATATCCGTTCACATAAATGCGAGCAGGAACCGGAACGCAAACGGGATAGAGACCTATGTACTTAACGTAACCGATGACAAGGCCGCCCTTGCCCTCGCCGCAAAGGAGAACATGGCAACGACCAAATCCATGTCCGACCTGCAGGGCATCCTCAAGGATATAATGCTCAACTCCAAGCTGGAGGAATCCCTTCTTCTGGCGGGTAAGGCGCAGGAATGGCTCGTAAAGTACGTTTACGGCTCCTCAAGCCACAGCGGCAACAGAGGGGTTAAGCAGGCTCCCTTCTATGTTCTGGTGGGTGCGCAGATGCCCTCTATCCTCGTTGAGGCTGGCTTCATATCAAACCGTACCGAAGCTAAGAAATACAGAAGTACAAACTACCGCAAGAAGATCGCCTACGGCATTTATAAAGGTCTGGCGGAATACATAGAGATGCATCAGTAA
- a CDS encoding nuclear transport factor 2 family protein, with product MTEQNMRRIIENYIDAYNNFDIDGMLADMDTEVDFKNYANDRVNMQVKGIDELREAAEMAAELFSTRSQTIKSFSFEPDKAEIEIDYYGVLAVDVPNGPKAGTEMHMEGRSIFRFQDGFIVSLEDFGQ from the coding sequence ATGACAGAACAGAATATGCGCCGGATTATCGAAAACTATATAGATGCCTACAACAACTTTGACATAGATGGAATGCTTGCGGACATGGACACCGAGGTCGATTTCAAAAACTACGCCAACGACCGTGTGAACATGCAGGTAAAAGGTATAGACGAACTGAGAGAGGCGGCAGAGATGGCCGCAGAGCTTTTCTCCACAAGAAGCCAGACTATCAAAAGCTTCTCATTCGAACCGGACAAAGCCGAGATCGAGATAGACTACTACGGCGTACTGGCCGTTGATGTGCCCAACGGACCAAAAGCGGGCACCGAGATGCACATGGAAGGAAGGAGCATCTTCCGCTTTCAGGACGGCTTCATAGTCTCGCTGGAGGATTTCGGGCAATAA
- a CDS encoding ATP-grasp domain-containing protein, translated as MIIPDRPFVSDIMLNSAAKFDIPLVYTSTAREMGIDRTANVIDEAEAIKLLNAQEYPKVYTNSENSIGWVAKNLKDTKLPELIDNFKNKVRFRELLKPMFPHFYFLEIPFEELNNTDPATLKYPFIIKPATGFFSMGVHRVEDPSQWNNTVAKIEAELKEVAGLYPDEVMNSEAFIIEECIDGEEYAVDVYYDESGEPVVLNIHKHIFSSADDVSDRVYISSKDVILDNLEPFTHFMAEIGKLSGARNITVHAELRRDGEIIAPIEINPMRFGGWCTTADATILSYGFSPYEYFHKGLKPDWEQVFNGKEDKLYGMIVLDNSTGMRGADIESFNYESLLSKFKNPLEMRMIDHKRFPLFGFLFTETDKDDIAELHGILHSDLREFIIPAKEKQGAL; from the coding sequence ATGATTATTCCAGACAGGCCCTTTGTTTCAGATATAATGCTCAATTCCGCCGCCAAATTCGACATACCCCTTGTGTACACCTCAACAGCCAGAGAGATGGGCATAGACCGTACGGCAAATGTTATCGATGAGGCGGAGGCAATCAAGCTTCTCAATGCGCAGGAGTACCCGAAGGTGTACACAAACTCGGAAAACTCCATCGGATGGGTGGCGAAAAATCTCAAGGACACCAAACTCCCCGAGCTTATAGATAACTTCAAAAATAAGGTGCGCTTCCGTGAACTGCTCAAGCCGATGTTCCCCCATTTCTATTTCCTTGAGATACCCTTTGAGGAACTCAATAACACCGACCCCGCAACCCTCAAATATCCCTTCATCATCAAACCCGCAACGGGGTTCTTCAGTATGGGAGTACACAGGGTTGAGGACCCCTCCCAGTGGAACAACACCGTGGCAAAGATTGAGGCTGAACTCAAAGAGGTTGCAGGGCTGTACCCCGATGAGGTCATGAACAGCGAGGCGTTCATCATCGAAGAGTGCATTGACGGAGAGGAATACGCCGTTGATGTTTACTATGATGAATCGGGGGAGCCGGTTGTGCTCAACATACATAAGCACATATTCTCCTCCGCAGATGACGTAAGCGACAGGGTATACATATCCTCAAAGGACGTGATCCTCGATAACCTCGAACCCTTCACGCACTTCATGGCCGAAATCGGCAAACTCTCCGGAGCGAGAAACATTACTGTGCATGCGGAGCTGAGACGAGACGGTGAGATAATCGCACCCATAGAGATAAACCCGATGCGCTTCGGCGGGTGGTGTACCACAGCGGATGCAACCATACTCTCCTATGGGTTCAGCCCCTATGAATACTTCCACAAAGGACTCAAACCGGACTGGGAGCAGGTATTCAACGGCAAAGAGGACAAGCTCTACGGCATGATCGTTCTGGACAATTCCACCGGAATGCGGGGTGCGGACATAGAATCGTTCAACTATGAGAGCCTGCTCTCAAAATTTAAAAACCCCCTTGAAATGAGGATGATAGACCATAAACGCTTCCCCCTCTTCGGCTTCCTCTTCACAGAGACCGACAAAGATGATATTGCTGAACTCCACGGAATCCTCCATTCGGATCTTCGTGAATTCATAATACCAGCAAAGGAAAAACAGGGAGCTTTATGA